One stretch of Tepidibacter hydrothermalis DNA includes these proteins:
- a CDS encoding methylcobamide:CoM methyltransferase MtbA, producing MLTPKDRLHNILKGNKVDRPPCICPGGMMNMIIEDVMDITGVTWPSAHTNAQMMADLTEGVYENKGFENFGVPFCMTVEAEAMGAKVYMGTKVNEPRVIEYPIESVADYTKLQYINVNEGRAKVVLDAIKILKEKNKEVPIIANLTGPISLASSLMEPITFYKQLRKKPKEAHEFMEFVTKNLITFGRAQLEAGADVLTISDPSGTGELLGPKMFREFAVPYLNEIINSFKDIKDKGTIIHICGRLKSIYDELNTLNSDAISFDSITSATKVVENVTNKAIMGNISTFALENNTPEKLKNISNICLHNGVDILSPACGIGPRTKLENIQAIVETAKRYKK from the coding sequence ATGCTTACTCCAAAAGATAGACTACATAATATATTAAAAGGAAATAAAGTAGACCGTCCTCCTTGTATTTGTCCAGGTGGAATGATGAATATGATAATAGAAGATGTAATGGATATCACAGGAGTTACATGGCCAAGTGCGCATACTAATGCTCAAATGATGGCTGATTTAACTGAAGGTGTTTATGAAAATAAGGGATTTGAAAATTTTGGAGTACCCTTTTGTATGACTGTTGAAGCAGAGGCTATGGGTGCTAAAGTTTATATGGGAACTAAAGTTAATGAACCGAGAGTTATAGAGTATCCTATAGAGTCTGTTGCTGATTATACAAAATTACAATATATAAATGTAAATGAAGGAAGAGCAAAAGTTGTGTTGGATGCTATAAAAATATTAAAAGAAAAAAATAAAGAAGTTCCTATAATAGCAAATCTAACAGGGCCTATAAGCTTAGCATCTTCACTAATGGAGCCAATAACTTTTTATAAACAGCTTAGAAAAAAACCTAAGGAAGCACATGAGTTCATGGAATTTGTTACAAAAAATCTTATTACATTTGGAAGGGCACAACTAGAAGCTGGAGCTGATGTATTAACTATTTCAGATCCTAGTGGAACAGGTGAACTATTAGGACCAAAAATGTTTAGAGAATTTGCAGTTCCTTATTTAAATGAAATTATAAATTCTTTTAAAGATATAAAAGATAAAGGAACAATCATCCATATATGCGGAAGATTAAAAAGTATTTACGATGAACTTAATACTTTAAATAGTGATGCAATAAGTTTTGATTCAATTACAAGTGCTACTAAAGTAGTAGAGAATGTAACAAACAAGGCTATTATGGGTAATATTAGCACTTTTGCATTAGAAAATAATACTCCAGAAAAGTTGAAAAATATTTCAAATATATGCTTACACAATGGAGTAGACATACTATCTCCAGCTTGTGGTATAGGGCCAAGAACTAAGCTTGAAAATATACAGGCAATAGTTGAAACTGCTAAAAGGTATAAAAAGTAA
- a CDS encoding ABC transporter ATP-binding protein has protein sequence MKPIVQINDLSMNYYTLEGELEVLKDINLTLEEGDILALVGPSGCGKSTIMNILSNLITPTKGEVIMNGKIGYMFQRDHLLEWRTIMDNIKIGLEIQKKLNDEALKKIERLLKLYGIWEFRNNYPKELSGGMRQRVALIRTLAVNPDILLLDEPFSALDYQTRLLVCNDIAQIIKNENKTTIMVTHDIAEATCPIWQTNLMNMYVKFITEIIKRSCI, from the coding sequence ATGAAACCTATTGTTCAAATAAACGACCTTTCTATGAATTACTATACATTAGAAGGAGAACTTGAAGTTTTGAAAGATATTAATCTAACTTTAGAAGAAGGGGATATTTTAGCACTCGTAGGTCCATCTGGTTGTGGTAAATCTACAATTATGAATATATTATCAAATCTTATAACTCCTACAAAAGGAGAAGTTATAATGAATGGGAAGATAGGATATATGTTTCAACGAGACCATCTTCTCGAATGGAGAACTATAATGGATAATATTAAAATCGGATTAGAAATACAAAAAAAATTAAATGATGAAGCTTTAAAAAAGATAGAAAGACTTCTTAAACTTTATGGTATTTGGGAATTTAGAAACAACTACCCGAAAGAACTTTCAGGTGGTATGAGACAAAGAGTTGCCTTGATTAGAACTCTAGCTGTTAATCCAGATATACTTCTCTTAGATGAACCTTTTTCAGCACTTGATTATCAAACTAGACTTTTAGTTTGTAATGATATCGCTCAGATAATAAAAAATGAGAACAAGACCACTATAATGGTTACACATGATATAGCAGAAGCAACATGCCCTATATGGCAAACTAATCTAATGAATATGTATGTAAAATTTATAACAGAAATTATAAAAAGAAGTTGTATTTGA
- a CDS encoding sigma-54 interaction domain-containing protein, translating into MKNKELAIVTLKNEAAKIYSRQIKDFLGNNIKIKIYAFENGEIEFIKEKLVLLSTYLKYDEVKKHTCDDAQIIIPRITLTKSSVDKVKKIEKGKDVLLFNLSLDMSLETISLIYQLGIDHINLIPCYPEMKKLPDVNIAITPGETALIRDKVKEVIDIGHRVLDLSTIVDVAVKLNLDYLIGDEKTQRYFKNTITNSCALEKLLGETNKLENQFDILMKVLDDGIVCTNIKGIVYFYSHIARKIINIDENEMVGRYIGEYINGTNFDEIINKKQSLDGKLIKINGRDVSLEVKYVKFNNFDGFIIKLKTFSYLEKKQTKLRAQLLKKGHVSKYTFDDIIGTSEEINKTKEIAKRMAKSNSSILIIGETGTGKELFAQAIHNESYRKKGPFVAINCGAFQESLLQSELFGYEEGSFTGAKKGGKLGLFEIAHNGTLFLDEIGEMDLNLQAKLLRVIQEKQVRRLGSDRLIDIDVRIIAATNRQLKELVKEKKFRKDLYFRLNVLPLDIKPLRERKEDIIPILKDIKKSLKSKFSLSDEVENVFLNYNWEGNVRELKNIIEYLANLDEKTIQFDHLPKYMVEDTDCVQSVDVKESEFKRNKSDYIFVLNELKKAYENKERIGRKKIYDIAVNKGIFLSEQEIRSILLELNELGLIQVLKGRGGSVINEYGLKFLENNKMG; encoded by the coding sequence ATGAAGAATAAAGAATTAGCTATTGTAACGTTAAAAAATGAAGCTGCAAAAATTTATTCTAGACAAATAAAAGATTTTTTAGGTAATAATATAAAAATAAAAATATATGCGTTTGAAAATGGAGAAATTGAATTTATTAAAGAAAAATTAGTTTTGTTATCAACATATTTAAAATATGATGAAGTAAAAAAACATACATGTGATGATGCACAAATAATAATACCCAGGATTACTTTAACAAAATCAAGTGTTGATAAGGTTAAGAAAATAGAAAAAGGGAAAGATGTATTATTATTTAATTTGAGTTTAGATATGTCTTTAGAAACTATTTCATTAATATATCAATTAGGCATTGATCATATAAACCTAATACCTTGTTATCCTGAAATGAAAAAACTGCCTGACGTTAATATTGCTATAACTCCAGGAGAGACAGCGTTAATTAGAGATAAGGTTAAAGAAGTTATAGATATAGGACATAGAGTACTTGATTTGAGTACTATAGTTGATGTTGCTGTGAAATTAAATTTAGATTATTTGATTGGAGACGAAAAAACACAAAGGTATTTTAAAAACACAATAACTAATAGCTGTGCATTAGAAAAATTATTAGGAGAAACAAATAAACTTGAAAATCAATTTGATATACTGATGAAAGTTTTAGATGATGGAATTGTTTGTACTAACATAAAAGGTATAGTGTATTTTTATAGTCATATAGCTAGAAAAATTATAAATATAGATGAGAATGAGATGGTTGGTAGATATATAGGAGAATATATAAATGGAACGAATTTTGATGAGATAATTAATAAAAAACAGTCTTTGGATGGAAAACTTATTAAAATAAATGGACGCGATGTTTCTTTGGAGGTAAAATATGTTAAATTTAATAATTTTGATGGATTTATAATTAAATTAAAGACATTCAGTTATTTAGAAAAGAAACAGACAAAATTAAGAGCTCAACTTCTTAAAAAAGGACATGTAAGTAAATATACTTTCGATGACATTATAGGTACTAGTGAAGAGATAAATAAGACTAAGGAAATAGCTAAAAGAATGGCTAAATCTAATTCATCAATTTTAATAATAGGCGAAACTGGAACTGGAAAAGAATTATTTGCTCAAGCTATACATAATGAATCTTATAGAAAAAAAGGTCCTTTTGTAGCTATAAATTGTGGAGCTTTTCAAGAGAGCTTGTTACAAAGTGAATTATTTGGATATGAAGAAGGGTCGTTTACAGGAGCTAAAAAAGGAGGAAAATTAGGCTTATTTGAAATTGCACATAATGGAACTTTGTTTTTAGATGAAATAGGAGAAATGGATTTAAATTTGCAAGCTAAGTTATTGAGAGTAATACAAGAAAAACAAGTGAGAAGACTAGGCTCTGATAGATTGATAGATATAGATGTTAGGATTATTGCTGCTACTAATAGACAATTAAAGGAATTAGTAAAGGAAAAAAAATTTAGGAAGGATTTATATTTTAGATTAAATGTATTACCATTAGATATTAAACCTTTAAGAGAAAGAAAAGAAGATATTATTCCAATACTTAAAGATATAAAGAAAAGCTTAAAATCGAAGTTTTCTTTAAGTGATGAAGTTGAAAATGTATTTTTAAATTATAATTGGGAGGGAAATGTAAGAGAACTTAAAAATATAATAGAATACTTAGCTAATTTAGATGAAAAGACAATACAATTTGATCATCTTCCTAAATATATGGTGGAAGATACTGATTGTGTTCAAAGTGTAGATGTTAAAGAAAGTGAGTTTAAGCGAAACAAAAGTGATTATATATTTGTTTTAAATGAACTTAAAAAAGCTTATGAAAATAAAGAAAGAATTGGAAGGAAAAAAATATATGATATTGCTGTAAACAAAGGCATATTTTTATCAGAACAAGAAATAAGAAGTATACTTTTAGAATTAAATGAATTAGGGTTAATTCAAGTATTAAAAGGTAGAGGTGGAAGTGTAATAAATGAATATGGTTTAAAATTTTTAGAAAATAATAAAATGGGTTAA
- a CDS encoding RidA family protein, with protein MEKKIISTSKAPSAIGPYSQGVTVGKFIYTSGQLPIDPKNGEIPETIEQQTKQAIENGKAILEEAGSDMSKVFKTTVFLKDLSDFAKMNEVYGLYFSENYPSRSTVGGAQLAKGALVEIEFVGII; from the coding sequence ATGGAAAAGAAAATTATTTCGACTAGTAAAGCACCATCGGCTATTGGACCATATTCTCAGGGCGTAACAGTAGGCAAATTTATATATACTTCGGGACAATTACCAATTGACCCTAAAAATGGAGAAATTCCAGAAACTATTGAACAGCAAACTAAACAAGCTATAGAGAATGGAAAAGCTATTCTTGAAGAGGCTGGAAGTGATATGTCAAAAGTATTTAAGACAACAGTATTTTTAAAAGATTTAAGTGATTTTGCAAAAATGAATGAAGTGTATGGTTTGTATTTTTCAGAAAATTATCCTAGTAGAAGTACCGTGGGAGGCGCTCAATTAGCAAAAGGTGCATTAGTTGAGATTGAATTTGTAGGAATAATATAA
- a CDS encoding MalY/PatB family protein codes for MKYNFDCIIDRSNNFSAKWSEMEKKYGSNDLLPMWVADMDFKTAPCIVDAIRERLDQEIYGYTTRPDSYNESIVNWVKKRHDWDIKSEWLIYSPGVIPSISLLIQQLTNEGDKIIIQQPVYSPFANVVKDNNRELVVNSLKKDENGRYVMDYEDLESKIDKNVKLFILCNPHNPVGRVWEKEELIKLGEICLKNNIKVISDEIHSDIIFKNYKHTPFASISEAFSKNSITCIAPTKTFNIAGLQTSVVVLPNEEDYKLLDKAFTTIDIKRNNCFSLVASQAAYNHGEEWLEELLEYIEGNIDFLIDYLRTNIPQIKVVKPEGTYLVWLDFSELGLDDDDLSNLIKEKAKVALNNGLAFGVEGKGYQRINLACPRSMVKESLERIKKAVDSLETSISL; via the coding sequence ATGAAGTACAATTTTGATTGTATAATCGACAGAAGCAATAATTTTTCAGCGAAATGGTCTGAAATGGAGAAGAAATATGGAAGTAATGATTTACTTCCTATGTGGGTTGCTGATATGGATTTTAAAACAGCTCCGTGTATAGTAGATGCTATCAGAGAAAGGCTTGATCAGGAGATTTATGGATATACAACTAGGCCAGATTCTTATAATGAATCTATAGTGAATTGGGTTAAAAAAAGACATGATTGGGATATTAAAAGTGAATGGCTTATTTATAGCCCTGGAGTTATACCTTCAATAAGTCTCTTGATACAACAGCTTACTAATGAAGGAGATAAAATAATAATTCAACAGCCTGTTTATAGCCCTTTTGCTAATGTTGTTAAAGATAACAATAGAGAATTAGTTGTAAATTCTTTAAAGAAGGATGAAAACGGAAGGTATGTAATGGACTATGAAGATTTAGAAAGTAAAATAGATAAAAATGTTAAATTGTTTATTCTTTGCAATCCTCATAATCCTGTTGGTAGAGTGTGGGAAAAAGAGGAACTTATAAAATTGGGTGAAATTTGTTTGAAGAATAATATTAAGGTTATTTCTGATGAAATACATAGTGATATTATTTTTAAAAACTATAAACATACACCATTTGCTTCTATTAGTGAAGCCTTTTCTAAAAATAGTATAACTTGCATTGCACCAACTAAAACATTTAATATAGCAGGACTACAGACTTCAGTAGTAGTGTTACCAAATGAGGAGGATTATAAGCTATTAGATAAAGCTTTTACTACAATAGATATAAAAAGAAATAATTGCTTTAGTCTTGTAGCTAGTCAAGCTGCTTATAATCATGGAGAGGAGTGGCTGGAAGAATTATTAGAATATATAGAAGGTAATATTGATTTTTTAATTGATTATTTGAGAACAAATATTCCACAAATAAAGGTAGTAAAACCAGAAGGAACTTATTTAGTATGGTTAGATTTTAGCGAGTTAGGATTAGATGATGATGATTTATCAAATTTAATAAAGGAAAAAGCAAAAGTTGCACTTAATAATGGATTAGCTTTTGGTGTGGAAGGAAAAGGTTACCAAAGAATTAATCTAGCCTGTCCAAGATCTATGGTCAAAGAATCATTAGAAAGAATAAAAAAAGCTGTTGATTCATTAGAAACGAGTATTTCATTATAA
- a CDS encoding corrinoid protein encodes MELKEKLLKELCSCVVDMEDERVEDVAKEYIENNFDGYEGIKDGLAVGMEEAGRLYEEEEYYIPELLICSDAMYAGIDILKSNIKGDSAKEKYKAVVGVVEGDTHDIGKNLFKIMLETAGFEVYDLGRDVPSIEFINKAKEVGANLIGLSTLMTTTMENMEEVIELLKEQNIREDIIVMVGGGAISQSYANKIGADGYAREASKAAKLAKELVQNLKKLKSA; translated from the coding sequence ATGGAATTAAAAGAAAAATTATTGAAAGAATTATGTTCTTGTGTTGTAGATATGGAAGACGAAAGAGTAGAAGATGTTGCTAAAGAGTACATAGAAAATAACTTTGATGGATATGAAGGAATAAAAGATGGATTAGCTGTTGGGATGGAAGAAGCTGGGCGATTATATGAAGAGGAAGAATATTATATACCAGAATTATTAATATGTTCGGATGCTATGTATGCTGGAATAGATATTTTAAAATCAAATATAAAAGGTGATTCTGCTAAAGAAAAGTATAAAGCAGTTGTAGGTGTTGTTGAAGGAGACACACATGATATTGGGAAAAATTTATTTAAGATTATGTTAGAAACTGCAGGATTTGAAGTTTATGATTTGGGAAGAGATGTACCCTCTATTGAATTTATAAATAAAGCAAAAGAAGTGGGAGCAAATTTAATTGGTCTATCTACACTTATGACAACTACTATGGAGAATATGGAAGAGGTTATTGAGTTATTAAAAGAACAAAATATACGTGAAGATATAATTGTTATGGTTGGTGGAGGTGCTATCTCACAAAGCTATGCTAATAAAATTGGAGCAGATGGTTATGCTCGAGAGGCATCTAAAGCAGCTAAATTAGCGAAAGAATTAGTACAAAACCTAAAAAAACTAAAAAGTGCTTAA
- a CDS encoding Na+/H+ antiporter NhaC family protein, with amino-acid sequence MANKNLKKGNPLALLPLGVFLLLFIGTGIITKDFYKMPVIVAFTISAAVALLMNREENMEKKVEVFCKGAGETNVILMIVILILAGAFGQVAKEIGGVESTVNLGLSFLPQNLLIVGVFFIACLISLSMGTSMGTIVALAPIAVGISENTGIPVALALGAVVGGGMFGDNLSMISDSTIAAVRTQGCEMADKFKMNFFIVLLPAIITMVLLWVLTPSEQTQISGAHPYEIVKVLPYIGVLIAALSGMNVMLVLAGGIIFSGAIGVVYGNFGVYGLFQAMATGMRNLQDLSVTIIIIGGTVELIKYNGGIDYLLNLITSKMKTKKGAELGIAALVSLVNLSTANNTISILMAGPLAKDISQKYDIDPRRTASLLDIFACCCQGIVPYGAQLLVAAGVASITPIEIMKYLYYPVLTGVFGIISIYLGFPKLKKFKNKSQKNLA; translated from the coding sequence ATGGCAAATAAGAATTTAAAAAAGGGTAATCCTTTAGCATTACTACCTTTGGGAGTATTTTTACTTCTTTTTATAGGAACTGGAATTATTACAAAAGATTTTTATAAAATGCCTGTTATAGTTGCATTTACTATATCAGCAGCAGTTGCTTTATTGATGAATAGAGAAGAGAATATGGAAAAGAAAGTTGAGGTTTTCTGTAAAGGAGCAGGAGAAACAAATGTTATACTGATGATTGTTATTTTGATATTAGCAGGGGCTTTCGGTCAAGTTGCAAAGGAAATCGGAGGAGTAGAGTCAACAGTTAATCTAGGGTTATCATTTTTACCTCAGAATTTATTGATTGTTGGAGTGTTTTTTATAGCTTGTCTAATATCATTATCAATGGGAACTTCTATGGGAACTATAGTTGCATTGGCTCCAATTGCTGTAGGAATATCAGAGAACACAGGAATTCCTGTTGCACTAGCCTTAGGAGCTGTAGTTGGTGGAGGAATGTTTGGTGATAATTTATCTATGATTTCCGATTCAACAATTGCAGCTGTTAGAACTCAAGGTTGTGAGATGGCAGATAAATTTAAAATGAACTTTTTTATTGTGCTTTTACCTGCAATAATTACAATGGTTTTATTATGGGTTTTAACACCAAGTGAACAAACTCAAATAAGTGGTGCTCATCCATATGAAATTGTAAAGGTATTACCGTATATAGGCGTTCTTATAGCAGCTTTATCAGGAATGAATGTAATGTTAGTGTTAGCTGGAGGAATTATTTTTTCAGGAGCTATTGGTGTTGTGTATGGTAACTTTGGAGTATATGGATTATTTCAAGCTATGGCTACAGGAATGAGAAATTTACAAGATTTATCAGTAACAATCATAATCATTGGTGGAACTGTTGAACTTATCAAGTATAACGGAGGAATTGACTATTTATTAAATCTAATAACTAGTAAAATGAAAACTAAAAAAGGAGCAGAATTAGGAATTGCAGCATTAGTTAGTTTAGTAAATTTAAGCACAGCAAATAATACGATTTCTATATTAATGGCAGGGCCCTTAGCTAAAGATATATCTCAAAAATATGATATTGACCCAAGAAGAACAGCTAGTTTACTAGATATTTTTGCTTGTTGTTGCCAAGGGATTGTACCGTATGGAGCTCAATTGTTAGTAGCCGCTGGCGTTGCATCTATTACGCCAATTGAGATTATGAAATATCTATATTATCCAGTATTAACAGGCGTATTTGGAATAATATCAATATATTTAGGTTTTCCTAAATTGAAAAAATTTAAAAATAAGTCACAAAAAAATCTTGCTTAA
- a CDS encoding uroporphyrinogen decarboxylase family protein, producing MSYIIKPDEMTPIERMQAFSEGKEIDRIPCCPFLGESCSSMFGRSIREYNHSIEALVDVAVGSFEKFRPDSIGFGPGLQGVPEAMGSEVVFPEYSTPYMSKPAINDYNEIHKLKPIDPYKDGRISYFLEALKITNEKISHKVSVGSSVGGPFTTAAFLRGTELFLKDLTKNPEMAHTLLEISTQSIINYIDAVCDLGLSPSLAEPIASCTMISSKKFREFAKPYLKKCMDRIIERRGSGTTLHICGKTKKVWADMVDVGISNLSLDNIEDIGELKEEFGDKVCLIGNVDPIEAIMRGTREDIYNEARQCIRKAHNSPKGFILSTGCDVPIGTDPDKILALMDAARIFGRYPINIKEL from the coding sequence ATGAGCTATATTATAAAACCTGATGAAATGACTCCTATAGAAAGGATGCAAGCGTTTTCTGAAGGAAAAGAAATTGATAGGATTCCTTGTTGTCCATTTTTAGGAGAAAGTTGTTCTTCTATGTTTGGTCGTTCTATAAGAGAGTACAATCATTCAATAGAAGCACTGGTAGATGTTGCTGTTGGAAGTTTTGAAAAGTTTAGACCAGATAGTATAGGATTTGGACCAGGACTTCAGGGGGTACCAGAAGCCATGGGGAGTGAAGTTGTTTTTCCTGAGTATAGTACACCATACATGAGTAAGCCTGCTATAAATGATTATAATGAGATTCACAAATTAAAACCTATAGATCCTTATAAGGATGGACGGATATCATATTTTTTAGAAGCGCTCAAAATAACTAATGAAAAGATCAGTCATAAGGTAAGTGTAGGTAGTTCTGTTGGAGGGCCGTTTACTACTGCTGCTTTCTTGAGAGGAACAGAATTGTTTTTAAAAGATTTAACTAAAAATCCAGAGATGGCGCATACACTTTTAGAAATTTCAACTCAAAGTATTATAAATTATATTGATGCAGTGTGTGATTTAGGATTAAGTCCAAGTCTTGCAGAACCAATTGCATCTTGCACGATGATTAGTTCTAAGAAATTTAGAGAATTTGCAAAGCCATACTTAAAAAAATGTATGGATAGAATTATAGAGAGAAGAGGAAGTGGAACTACTCTTCATATCTGTGGTAAAACAAAAAAAGTATGGGCAGATATGGTAGATGTGGGAATAAGCAACTTAAGTTTAGATAACATAGAAGATATAGGTGAGCTTAAGGAAGAATTTGGGGATAAAGTATGCTTAATAGGTAATGTAGATCCTATAGAAGCAATAATGAGAGGGACTAGAGAAGATATATATAATGAAGCTAGACAATGTATACGAAAAGCACATAATAGTCCTAAAGGATTTATATTAAGTACAGGATGTGATGTACCTATAGGAACAGATCCAGATAAAATATTAGCTCTTATGGATGCAGCTAGAATATTTGGTAGATATCCTATTAACATTAAGGAATTATAA
- the nhaC gene encoding Na+/H+ antiporter NhaC, whose amino-acid sequence MAENIKQKPTFGYSLTLILAIITLITVGMIGFGASITTMFLLSWLIVIPAAMRLGYKNSELEEFAYDVGKGAFQSNIIILSVGVLIGAWIASGTIPSIVYGGLKIITPKYFLLTTLILCSLTSIATGTSWGTLGTAGLAMISIGSSLGVPAGLTAGAIISGAFFGDKMSPLSDSTNLAPAVCGGDLISHIKHMLYTTGPAYIISGVLYTVIGFKYANNTIDYDQINQVLNVLNSNFKIGFIEYIPIIFLLVLLLMQKPAIVSILSSAVVGCVLAVFRQGESISDILNYLLSGYSIDTGMLYANKLLNRGGIMSMAETVLLVFIVFLIAGILQKAGFLEALLNPMISKIGKSRIKLVGCTFIVSYLANAFSSSMMFTSVLVGTLMTPLYKEFKLKPENLSRIIEDTATLGAPLIPWNSNAIFASQTLGVSPLEFIPYCFLNWITPIISLFYGATGITMTTFDDEELDTQNSNVSCLGE is encoded by the coding sequence ATGGCAGAAAATATAAAACAAAAACCAACCTTTGGGTATTCACTAACTCTTATACTTGCAATTATAACTCTAATAACAGTAGGTATGATTGGATTTGGTGCGTCTATTACTACTATGTTTTTATTATCTTGGTTGATTGTTATTCCTGCAGCTATGAGGTTAGGGTATAAAAATTCAGAGTTAGAGGAATTTGCATATGATGTAGGAAAGGGTGCGTTTCAGTCAAATATTATAATATTATCTGTAGGAGTATTAATTGGTGCTTGGATTGCATCCGGTACTATTCCTTCAATAGTTTATGGTGGGTTAAAGATTATTACTCCTAAATATTTTTTACTTACAACTTTAATTTTATGTTCTCTTACTTCAATTGCAACTGGTACTTCTTGGGGAACACTTGGAACGGCTGGCTTAGCTATGATTAGTATTGGTTCGAGTCTTGGAGTACCAGCAGGATTAACAGCAGGTGCGATTATTTCTGGAGCTTTCTTTGGAGATAAGATGTCGCCGTTGTCTGATTCTACAAATCTTGCTCCAGCAGTTTGTGGAGGAGATTTAATTAGTCATATTAAGCATATGTTATATACGACAGGACCTGCATATATTATTTCAGGAGTTCTTTATACGGTAATTGGATTTAAATATGCAAATAACACTATTGATTATGATCAAATTAATCAGGTTTTAAATGTTTTAAATTCAAATTTTAAAATAGGATTTATTGAATATATACCTATTATATTTTTACTTGTTCTTTTACTTATGCAAAAACCAGCTATTGTTTCTATTCTTAGTTCAGCTGTTGTTGGTTGTGTTCTTGCAGTATTTAGACAAGGAGAAAGTATTTCAGATATTTTAAATTATCTTTTGTCAGGATATTCAATTGATACGGGTATGCTTTATGCTAACAAATTACTAAATCGTGGTGGTATTATGAGTATGGCTGAAACTGTATTGCTTGTATTTATAGTATTTTTAATAGCTGGTATTTTACAGAAAGCTGGATTTTTAGAAGCTCTTTTAAATCCTATGATTTCAAAAATAGGAAAGTCAAGAATAAAACTTGTTGGGTGTACATTTATTGTGAGTTATTTAGCAAATGCGTTTAGTTCTTCAATGATGTTTACATCTGTACTTGTTGGGACTTTAATGACACCGCTTTATAAGGAATTTAAACTTAAACCAGAAAATTTATCGAGAATTATTGAAGATACAGCTACCCTTGGAGCTCCATTAATTCCGTGGAACTCAAATGCTATATTTGCAAGTCAAACACTTGGTGTAAGTCCATTAGAGTTTATTCCATATTGTTTTTTAAACTGGATTACTCCTATTATTTCACTTTTCTACGGAGCAACAGGAATTACAATGACTACATTTGATGATGAAGAATTAGACACTCAAAATAGTAATGTATCTTGCTTAGGAGAATAA